A genome region from Anastrepha obliqua isolate idAnaObli1 chromosome 4, idAnaObli1_1.0, whole genome shotgun sequence includes the following:
- the LOC129244387 gene encoding uncharacterized protein LOC129244387, which yields MNTNKTNNSKQQTREEAEVTAKTASQVHELILPTAIADGNNGCGELLKNPFQRSSRLAHSPPDTGRTRSASPCMQHFGFLKAMTAEEIYQAIGDKVKELTYMMEPPKRNINQPMRDLIANITDLHKKLGRSILTPRNQAPRGANEATSAIRDKGTQTSPLIKRTTDCTPKRAIDNAAASSAKRSKTNRVEDLKNTPVKTYEQEKTGKWEVVKAKKNQKSSSQNTLKRDVKEVENNDAKSSRRRRRPPRKDAIVVKSAGNISYAEILKRVKTEPSLKELSNNIQGVKKTAKGELLLLLEKTSDPNTSRVHEAVKAALGESVDVRALTELRQVEIRDLDEITTKEEVHEAVARQFQELEIPISAILGLRKAYGGTQTATLKVAPEIATKLAEANKIRIGLVICRIREKIEPKRCFKCMEYGHVAVSCKSSADLSNTCFKCGNKDHQAKNCTQTASCIMCKKKKESDTAHAMTSSNGWASDTTGKSTIWNCGANRSQLMSVNAARGFVRARVEGTYIYSCYLPPSLTLLEATGILENLAQDVKEHRPVIVAGDFNAWAVNWGCPRTSPRGQALLEAFAMLDIALMNTGSQQTYQKAGTGSIIDLTFVSSSLVRDTKWFVSQHYTRSDHLAIICEIRKHGEERFPNNYDTRYKVKTMEAEIIEIMLADVTLGGDASEKTTQTMRHVTEACDAAMSKTRPNRRNSEPVYWWTADIAELRSECLRARRIYQRSRGTDRFQENQLQYKQRRKALKKAIKNSKRRCFLQLCDDADNDPWGLGYRLVMKKLKVFKPLPTTCPATLRNVVETLFPVQDTIRDHELVGSCEGEQNLQLTNKEELLMIIKRIKNNKAPGPDGIPNEALKVAIQSRTDIFVDLYNTCLKEGTFPTQWKLQKLVLIPKGSKPAEDPTGYRPLCMLDTAGKILERLIAVRLEAAIEDVGGLSPRQFGFRKARSTTDAVSAVKTIAQKAIEGTRWLNGSKEYCLIATLDVKNAFNTANWSKILIALDNFHIPRYIRKIVASYLSDRTLRYKTDAGVKEHKITGGVPQGSVLGPLLWNVMYDGVLRLSLPLGSQIIGFADDIAVVVVAKTLRRAEETCNQAVGMVKRWLCNSGLTLADHKTEVVLISSRKIVESANIMVGDHDINNKQLSASIGRHLKELFALHDGAAAPVSGAYKGAEFCDRLPLAGNIQKAYSAKFSCCSCGVMMKVMKEIISC from the exons ATGAATACGAATAAGACAAACAACTCAAAACAACAAACTAGGGAAGAGGCTGAAGTAACAGCAAAAACGGCATCACAAGTGCACGAGTTAATACTCCCAACAGCTATTGCAGATGGCAATAATGGCTGCGGGGAACTCCTTAAAAACCCCTTCCAAAGGAGCTCAAGGTTGGCGCACTCGCCACCAGACACGGGAAGGACCAGATCGGCGTCACCGTGTATGCAGCACTTCGGTTTCTTGAAAGCGATGACGGCCGAAGAAATCTATCAAGCAATTGGCGATAAGGTTAAGGAGCTAACGTATATGATGGAGCCTCCgaagcgaaatatcaatcaaCCAATGAGGGATTTGATCGCTAACATAACGGACCTCCATAAAAAGCTAGGTAGATCTATCCTTACCCCGAGGAACCAGGCCCCAAGAGGAGCGAATGAAGCAACTTCTGCTATTCGAGACAAAGGTACCCAAACATCACCACTGATCAAGCGTACCACAGATTGCACGCCAAAGAGGGCAATAGATAACGCTGCAGCAAGCTCAGCGAAAAGAAGTAAAACGAACCGTGTCGAAGACCTAAAGAATACGCCGGTTAAAACGTACGAACAAGAAAAAACAGGAAAGTGGGAAGTGGTTAAAGCCAAGAAGAATCAAAAGAGTTCTTCGCAGAATACTCTCAAACGAGACGTTAAGGAAGTAGAAAATAACGACGCCAAAAGCAGTAGAAGACGGAGAAGACCACCACGTAAGGACGCTATCGTGGTCAAAAGCGCTGGTAACATCTCATATGCCGAAATTTTGAAGCGCGTTAAGACAGAGCCAAGTCTTAAGGAACTTAGTAACAACATACAAGGAGTCAAAAAAACTGCGAAAGGAGAGTTACTGCTTCTGCTGGAAAAAACATCCGACCCAAATACCTCGAGAGTCCATGAAGCTGTTAAGGCGGCTCTAGGAGAAAGTGTAGATGTCAGGGCACTTACAGAGCTGAGGCAGGTGGAAATTCGTGACCTCGATGAAATTACGACAAAGGAAGAAGTTCACGAGGCGGTAGCAAGACAATTCCAAGAGCTGGAGATACCTATCTCAGCCATCTTGGGTCTGCGAAAAGCTTACGGAGGAACGCAAACGGCGACGCTAAAAGTAGCACCGGAAATCGCTACCAAGCTGGCGGAAGCTAATAAAATCCGCATAGGTCTCGTAATTTGCCGCATACGGGAGAAGATCGAGCCAAAAAGATGCTTTAAATGCATGGAATATGGGCATGTGGCAGTAAGCTGTAAAAGCTCAGCTGACCTTAGTAACACCTGCTTCAAATGTGGTAACAAGGATCACCAGGCTAAAAACTGCACACAAACAGCAAGCTGTATAATGTGCAAGAAGAAAAAGGAAAGCGATACGGCGCATGCGATGACCAGCA GTAACGGCTGGGCCTCTGACACAACAGGCAAGTCAACGATTTGGAACTGTGGAGCAAATAGATCCCAACTGATGAGCGTGAATGCAGCCCGCGGATTCGTACGTGCGCGCGTGGAAGGCACATACATTTACAGCTGCTATCTACCACCCAGCTTAACTCTGCTGGAAGCAACAGGCATCCTGGAGAACCTCGCCCAGGATGTAAAGGAGCATAGACCTGTCATCGTAGCCGGTGATTTCAACGCTTGGGCTGTTAACTGGGGATGCCCACGGACAAGCCCTAGAGGGCAAGCCCTGCTGGAAGCGTTTGCTATGCTAGATATAGCCTTGATGAACACAGGAAGTCAACAGACGTATCAAAAGGCGGGAACGGGGTCTATAATCGACCTAACCTTCGTGAGTTCTAGTCTTGTTCGCGACACGAAATGGTTCGTCAGCCAGCATTACACTCGGAGCGATCACCTCGCAATAATCTGTGAAATAAGGAAGCACGGCGAAGAAAGGTTCCCAAATAACTACGACACGCGGTACAAAGTTAAAACAATGGAGGCTGAGATTATTGAAATCATGCTGGCAGATGTAACTCTCGGAGGGGATGCATCTGAGAAAACAACACAAACCATGAGACACGTAACAGAAGCATGCGACGCAGCCATGTCCAAAACGAGGCCCAATAGGCGCAACAGCGAACCTGTCTACTGGTGGACAGCAGACATTGCAGAACTGCGCAGCGAATGTTTAAGAGCAAGGCGAATCTACCAACGATCTAGGGGTACGGACAGATTCCAAGAAAATCAGCTCCAATATAAGCAAAGAAGGAAGGCCCTAAAAAAGGCAATCAAAAACAGTAAACGCCGGTGTTTCCTGCAGCTATGCGACGACGCCGATAATGACCCTTGGGGCCTCGGTTACAGGCTTGTTATGAAAAAACTCAAAGTCTTTAAGCCACTCCCAACAACATGCCCAGCTACACTGCGTAATGTAGTAGAAACTCTGTTCCCCGTCCAAGACACTATACGAGACCACGAATTGGTAGGATCCTGTGAAGGCGAACAAAATTTGCAGCTAACCAACAAAGAAGAACTCCTGATGATCATAAAAcggattaaaaataataaagctccAGGACCGGATGGAATCCCCAACGAGGCCTTAAAAGTTGCTATTCAAAGTCGTaccgacatttttgtagatctctACAATACATGCCTAAAGGAAGGTACATTTCCAACCCAGTGGAAGTTGCAGAAACTGGTTTTAATACCAAAAGGATCCAAGCCTGCGGAAGATCCTACAGGCTACCGCCCCCTGTGCATGCTCGACACCGCAGGAAAAATCCTGGAACGACTGATTGCAGTCCGTCTGGAGGCTGCTATAGAGGATGTAGGCGGTCTATCACCACGACAATTTGGATTCCGGAAAGCCCGCTCAACAACAGATGCTGTGTCTGCAGTCAAGACCATTGCGCAGAAGGCAATAGAAGGTACTCGGTGGCTAAACGGTAGCAAGGAGTATTGCCTAATTGCGACACTAGACGTCAAGAACGCCTTCAATACGGCGAATTGGAGCAAAATTCTGATCGCGCTGGATAACTTCCACATTCCAAGGTACATTCGCAAGATTGTCGCCAGTTACCTTTCCGACAGAACCCTGCGCTATAAAACCGATGCTGGGGTAAAAGAGCAcaaaataactggcggagttccacaaggctcagtccTGGGACCCTTACTTTGGAACGTCATGTACGATGGAGTCTTGCGCCTCAGTCTGCCTCTAGGGTCGCAAATCATTGGATTTGCTGACGACATAGCTGTTGTGGTCGTGGCCAAAACACTCCGTCGAGCCGAAGAAACATGCAACCAGGCTGTCGGCATGGTAAAGAGATGGTTATGCAACAGTGGTCTAACTCTTGCGGACCATAAAACTGAAGTAGTATTAATTAGCAGCAGGAAGATTGTGGAGTCAGCTAATATAATGGTGGGCGACCATG ACATCAACAACAAGCAGCTGAGTGCGTCGATTGGGCGGCATTTGAAAGAACTGTTTGCGCTGCATGATGGGGCAGCGGCACCAGTCAGTGGTGCCTACAAAGGCGCAGAGTTTTGCGATCGACTGCCGCTTGCCGGCAATATTCAAAAGGCATACTCAGCGAAATTTTCTTGTTGTTCTTGTGGTGTAATGATGAAAGTGATGAAGGAAATTATTTCATGCTAG